The following proteins come from a genomic window of Meleagris gallopavo isolate NT-WF06-2002-E0010 breed Aviagen turkey brand Nicholas breeding stock chromosome Z, Turkey_5.1, whole genome shotgun sequence:
- the SREK1 gene encoding splicing regulatory glutamine/lysine-rich protein 1: IIFWKSRTVPYSLCLLQLGVSLGTLGAIPAAALDPNITALGEIPQPPIMGNVDPSKIDEIRRTVYVGNLNSQTTTADQLLEFFKQVGEVKFVRMAGDETQPTRFAFVEFADQNSVPRALAFNGVMFGDRPLKINHSNNAIVKPPEMTPQAAAKELEEVMKRVREAQSFISAAIEPESGKSSERKGGRSRSHSRSESRSSSKSRSRRKRSHSKHRSRSGNRSLSRHKDRRRSRSPLKKRSRSRERRKSRSRSRSRDKKRDKEKVKEKEKTKEKERDRDKEKERDRDRDKERERERDKERNRDKDRDKDKDRNKDRERVKDRDRDRDKEREKEKDEKEKDREDVDQNKEKDDDKDGEKDREKAKDREGDKDKGGDKEKDREKEKEKDWDKEREREKERDDKKKKDKRSRTPPRSYSSSRRSRSSSRERRKRKSRSLSKSPKTSKGTKRKSSRTPSPRRNKKEKKRERDTCNEGRERERSTSKKKSSKEKEGRERSDKSTTTLKDKDHAKEDQSSETDKDVDNRNTQRTDEVKLQQNGNCQPNEDNLSIKMEEV; this comes from the exons ATAATATTTTGGAAATCAAGGACTGTGCCATATTCTCTCTGTCTTTTACAGCTTGGTGTTTCACTTGGCACTTTGGGAGCAATACCAGCAGCAGCATTGGACCCTAACATTACTGCACTGGGAGAAATACCCCAGCCACCAATAATGGGGAATGTGGACCCATCCAAAATTGATGAAATCAGGAGAACAGTTTATGTTGGAAATTTGAATTCACAg ACCACAACAGCTGATCAGCTGCTTGAATTCTTTAAGCAAGTTGGAGAAGTCAAATTTGTGCGAATGGCAGGAGATGAGACTCAACCAACACGATTTGCTTTTGTGGAATTTGCAGACCAGAATTCTGTACCTCGAGCTCTTGCCTTTAATGGAGTTATGTTTGGAGACAGGCCACTAAA AATAAATCACTCCAATAATGCAATAGTGAAGCCTCCTGAAATGACACCGCAGGCTGCTGCCAAGGAACTGGAAGAAGTGATGAAGAGAGTAAGGGAAGCTCAGTCTTTCATATCTGCTGCTATTGAGCCAG agtCTGGAAagagcagtgaaagaaaaggcGGTCGATCTCGTTCCCATTCTCGTTCAGAATCCAGGTCTAGCTCAAAATCCCGATCTAGAAGGAAAAGATCACATTCAAAACACAG AAGTCGGTCTGGCAACAGATCACTCTCAAGACACAAGGACAGGCGCAGATCCAGAAGTCCCCTGAAAAAACGATCTAGATCTAGGGAAAGGCGAAAATCAAGAAGTCGGTCTCGTTCTCG GGAcaagaaaagagacaaagaaaaggtcaaggaaaaagaaaagaccaaagaaaaggagagagaccgagacaaggagaaggaaagagaccGGGATAGagacaaagaaagggaaagagagagagataaagAGAGAAACAGGGATAAGGACAGGGATAAAGACAAAGATCGAAACAAAGATCGAGAGAGAGTCAAAGATAGGGATAGAGACAGGGacaaggagagggaaaaggaaaaagatgagaaggaaaaagacaggGAAGATGTAGAtcagaacaaggaaaaagatGATGACAAAGATGGGGAGAAAGATAGAGAGAAGGCAAAGGATAGGGAGGGAGATAAGGACAAGGGAGGGGAcaaagagaaagacagagaaaaagaaaaggaaaaagattggGATAAGGAGAGGGAGcgagaaaaagagagagatgataaaaagaagaaagataagaGATCCAGAACTCCCCCAAGAAGCTATAGCTCTTCAAGAAGATCGCGTAGCTCCAGCAG AGAAAGGCGCAAGAGGAAGAGTAGAAGTCTTTCTAAGTCTCCTAAAACATCCAAAGGAACAAAGAGAAAGTCTTCACGAACTCCTTCTCCCAGAAG aaacaagaaagaaaaaaaaagagaacgaGATACATGtaatgaaggaagagaaagagaacgCTCCACctccaagaaaaaaagtagtaaagagaaagagggaagggaGAGATCTGACAAAAGCACCACTACTTTGAAG GATAAAGATCACGCTAAAGAGGATCAGAGTTCAGAAACTGACAAAGATGTTGACAACAGAAATACACAAAGGACAGATGAAGTCAAACTTCAGCAGAATGGAAACTGTCAACCAAATGAAGATAACCTCTCAATTAAAATGGAAGAGGTTTAA